DNA sequence from the Methanolobus psychrophilus R15 genome:
GAGCAATAGAACGATTCTTTGCGTGGTTAAGGTCATCAATGGCATTGGTACTGGCAGATGCAGCTTACGATGATGTAGACATAAGAAAACATTTAAGGTCTAGAGGAATACAAAGCAACATTCCGATAAATCCCAGGAACACTAAAACAAGAAAAAGAGAAAGACCTACAAGATTCAATCCTGAAACTTACATAAAAAGAGGAGCAATAGAACGATTCTTTGCGTGGTTGAAGATGGGATTTAGAAGATTAACAACCAGATATGAAAGACTTAGCATAGTGTTCAAAGGATTCTTAGATATTGCATGCTTTCTGATGTGCTGGAAAAGAGGGTTCGGAGAAATTGTGAAATAGGTTCGTTGTATATATCACAAAAACCAGATGTGGGGATATAGTTATCTTGAATTTTTTGTACGCTAACTGGACATACTTTCTAGAAAGATATGAAGGTATGAACAAAATAAAGCCATCAGGAGCTAAGAAAGTCACTGAAGAATTCAATAGGTGGATGAACAAGAAAGTTCCATATCAGAAGCAATCTGTTATATGGAGTTATGCATTATTGTTGAAAACCAGAGAGCTTGCTCAGTTCCTTGTTGAGAAAAAGAAGTCTGTTGATTTCTGCAAGCCTGAATATACTATTGAAAGGCAGGATTCAGAAGACATCAGGCAAAAGATACTAAGTATTTCATATACTGAGTGGGAGAATATGGGATTCTCAAAAGGTACACTCCACTACATGAAGAAAAATGCTGAAGCTGATAAACCTTTTACTTTGAACTCTCATGTAAGGGAAAGG
Encoded proteins:
- a CDS encoding CRISPR-associated protein, Cas1 family — its product is MNKIKPSGAKKVTEEFNRWMNKKVPYQKQSVIWSYALLLKTRELAQFLVEKKKSVDFCKPEYTIERQDSEDIRQKILSISYTEWENMGFSKGTLHYMKKNAEADKPFTLNSHVRERLELWGS